One genomic window of Ziziphus jujuba cultivar Dongzao chromosome 4, ASM3175591v1 includes the following:
- the LOC107417078 gene encoding uncharacterized protein LOC107417078, translating into MGIVINLIDALLFSFFLSIAILTPLIDAQICLPHSHTFYPDLLLDATQWYTNEFGDYLVAEKPDFFVGIIWVELLLQWPLALVNLYGILASKPWYNTTCLCYGVSAFTANIPIIVEMMGSGKATEKMFMMYHAFLGFGVLAILRGFTMRLFTIKTASSSKRPPLPKKKRI; encoded by the exons atggggATTGTGATTAATCTTATAGATGCGTtgctcttctccttcttcctctcTATCGCAATCTTAACGCCATTGATAGACGCTCAGATATGTCTCCCTCACTCTCACACCTTCTATCCTGACCTCCTCTTGGACGCCACTCAATGGTATACAAACGAATTCGGTGACTACCTGGTGGCAGAGAAACCGGATTTCTTCGTGGGTATCATCTGGGTCGAGCTTCTTCTTCAATGGCCTCTAGCTCTTGTCAATCTTTATGGCATTTTGGCTTCCAAGCCTTGGTACAACACTACCTGTTTATGCTATGGTGTCTCTGCCTTTACTGCCAAT ATTCCCATAATTGTAGAAATGATGGGTTCTGGGAAGGCAACTGAGAAGATGTTTATGATGTACCATGCATTCTTGGGTTTCGGAGTTTTAGCCATCCTGCGTGGGTTCACGATGAGGCTCTTTACCATTAAGACTGCTAGTTCCAGCAAGAGACCTCCATTACCTAAGAAAAagagaatttaa
- the LOC125418268 gene encoding uncharacterized protein LOC125418268, whose protein sequence is MGAFGELIDAILFLFFTVIAVAASLIGSQTCLPPSLFPNFLVDLKNWCATEFGDYLINQKPHFVVGIFWLELVFQWPLALLNICGFDCQILVQTTCLMYGVSVISTMVPMLSELVWSGKASDKLLTMYFPFMGLGVLATLRGLLLPHFAKTIPTDGKKPSLARKKRA, encoded by the exons ATGGGTGCTTTTGGTGAGCTCATAGATGCAATTCTCTTCCTGTTCTTCACTGTAATTGCAGTAGCGGCTTCATTGATCGGCTCGCAGACATGTCTACCTCCAAGTCTCTTCCCCAACTTCCTGGTTGACCTGAAGAACTGGTGTGCCACAGAGTTTGGCGATTATCTTATTAACCAGAAGCCTCACTTTGTTGTTGGGATCTTTTGGCTTGAACTTGTGTTTCAATGGCCTCTTGCGCTTCTCAATATATGCGGTTTTGATTGCCAAATCTTGGTTCAAACCACCTGCTTAATGTACGGCGTCTCTGTTATATCTACCATG gtacCTATGTTATCAGAACTGGTATGGTCAGGCAAGGCGTCGGATAAGCTGTTAACGATGTATTTTCCTTTCATGGGATTAGGTGTTTTGGCCACACTGCGTGGGTTGCTGCTACCACACTTTGCCAAGACTATACCAACCGATGGCAAGAAACCTTCATTGGCTAGAAAAAAGAGGGCTTGA
- the LOC107417080 gene encoding septum-promoting GTP-binding protein 1, which translates to MVQFSLRRRFQRRVLVLRRCIRRLLDRVFMSCLGKTVRYRMLPHAIMMTPASPSSPPSSSSASPSIANESSSSSSKDVINVAPAPTSASINNEVDSDLVSLKITLLGDAHTGKTSFMVKYVGGEEEQGRVEGKGLSSIGKTLLVKGARISYSIWEVEGDEKSKDHIPVACKDSVAVLFMFDLTSRCTLNSVIRWYQEARKWNQTAIPIIVGTKFDDFIQLPIDLQWTIASEARTLARALNATLFFSSATYNINVNKIFKFITARLFDLPWTVERNLTLGEPIIDF; encoded by the exons atggtTCAGTTCAGCCTGAGACGAAGATTCCAGCGGCGGGTCTTGGTTCTCCGGCGATGCATTCGACGCCTTCTGGACCGTGTATTCATGTCTTGTTTAGGCAAGACCGTTCGTTACCGTATGTTGCCGCATGCCATCATGATGACTCCGGCTTCTCCGTCATCGCCTCCATCGTCGTCGTCGGCTTCTCCGTCTATAGCCAATGAGAGTTCTTCTTCATCGAGTAAAGATGTTATCAATGTCGCACCAGCCCCGACGTCGGCGTCGATTAACAATGAAGTAGACTCCGATTTGGTTTCTTTGAAGATCACTCTCTTGGGGGATGCCCATACTGGAAAAACTAGTTTTATG GTAAAATATGTAGGTGGTGAGGAAGAACAGGGAAGGGTAGAAGGAAAAGGATTAAGTTCCATTGGTAAGACATTACTTGTTAAAGGTGCACGAATTTCTTATAGCATTTGGGAAGTTGAAG GTGATGAGAAATCGAAGGATCATATCCCAGTTGCTTGTAAGGATTCTGTGGCGGTTCTCTTCATGTTTGATCTAACAAGTCGGTGTACCTTAAATAG TGTCATAAGATGGTATCAAGAAGCAAGGAAATGGAATCAG acGGCAATTCCTATTATAGTTGGAACAAAGTTCGATGATTTCATTCAACTCCCTATAGATTTGCAATGGACGATCGCAAGTGAG GCAAGAACGTTGGCTAGGGCCCTCAATGCGACGCTATTTTTCTCTAGTGCAACCTACAACATAAACGTGAATAAGATATTCAAATTCATCACGGCAAGGCTCTTTGATCTGCCATGGACCGTGGAGCGAAATCTCACCCTTGGAGAGCCTATCATCGATTTCTAA
- the LOC107417081 gene encoding uncharacterized protein LOC107417081 yields MSSETRPVPRRESPWGMPEGDHRQPKAHRCNDRAEDVIQACFEGNPFKTVPGPFKLFWQCMRSKPGEEPTEPYTYLQLDPPKREVKLE; encoded by the exons ATGAGCAGCGAGACGAGACCAGTGCCAAGAAGAGAGAGTCCATGGGGGATGCCAGAGGGAGATCATCGCCAACCCAAGGCCCATCGTTGCAATGACCGAGCTGAGGATGTCATCCAA GCTTGTTTTGAAGGAAACCCATTTAAGACAGTTCCGGGACCTTTTAAGCTCTTCTGGCAATGCATGCGTTCTAAACCTGG GGAGGAACCAACAGAGCCATATACGTATTTGCAGCTGGATCCCCCGAAGAGAGAAGTGAAGCTTGAGTAA
- the LOC112491236 gene encoding uncharacterized protein LOC112491236 produces MGAAVKLIDAVLFVFFIVIALAAPLIDSQMFLPPTVFPDFLVDLKNWYATEYGDYLITQKPRFVVGIVWLELVFQWPLALLNLYGMLGAKSWFKTTCLMYGVSLISTMVPILSELVWSGKASDKLLMMYFPFMGSGVLATLRGLLPYSAKTTSADGNRPSLARKKRA; encoded by the exons ATGGGTGCTGCGGTGAAGCTCATAGACGCCGTACTCTTTGTCTTCTTCATCGTAATTGCTTTAGCTGCGCCATTGATCGACTCGCAGATGTTTCTACCTCCCACTGTCTTCCCCGACTTCCTGGTTGACCTGAAGAATTGGTATGCAACCGAGTATGGCGATTATCTAATTACCCAGAAGCCTCGTTTCGTGGTGGGGATCGTTTGGCTTGAACTTGTGTTTCAGTGGCCCCTTGCTCTTCTCAATCTGTATGGGATGTTGGGTGCCAAGTCTTGGTTCAAGACCACCTGTTTGATGTACGGCGTCTCTCTCATATCTACCATG gTTCCTATATTATCAGAACTGGTATGGTCAGGCAAGGCATCGGATAAGCTGTTAATGATGTACTTTCCTTTCATGGGGTCAGGTGTTTTGGCTACACTGCGTGGTTTGCTACCTTACTCTGCCAAAACTACATCAGCCGATGGCAACAGACCCTCATTGGCTAGGAAAAAGAGGGCTTGA